A genome region from Gouania willdenowi chromosome 9, fGouWil2.1, whole genome shotgun sequence includes the following:
- the LOC114469983 gene encoding uncharacterized protein LOC114469983 — protein sequence MKQSEILQKSEANECALKEKIKEQEVQLCRHKEKMQEMHQNYEEKLQTADKMIEELKAQLRVETSKNNVCVSQDPNHLWTPVYPDPNTGIIYHYHSTPDEQFSTEQVDNNFPQQQWMIPLYPHTSSGIVDYSQPPQRLIPAYRDPTDLVHFGKPLEAVYPEPNTGMVYHQQPIPDGMFYPVNPDFHYPAYECPQPFLENIESDHQFNTEHQDIENNASQDQMSSEGVESDTQLPHNLSSDLMEETDQQLLLELGQSKHQDQGLSENLGQIMDQAKGSSKNWVRAKTSTKDSLKNWVKFSKFKEDKKQLDNLSSESKGNDVQEETLPEELNQTKVQTHNVEAPKKSMRRKKKKNKKKSPAFVSVWRVL from the coding sequence ATGAAACAATCTGAAATACTTCAGAAATCGGAGGCTAACGAATGTGCGTTAAAGGAGAAGATCAAAGAGCAAGAAGTCCAACTGTGTCGACATAAAGAGAAGATGCAGGAAATGCATCAAAACTATGAAGAAAAATTGCAGACTGCAGACAAAATGATAGAGGAGCTAAAAGCACAACTGAGGGTCGAAACATCAAAAAACAACGTCTGTGTTTCACAAGATCCCAATCACCTCTGGACACCAGTTTACCCAGACCCCAATACTGGTATAATCTACCACTACCATTCCACACCAGATGAACAGTTCTCCACAGAACAGGTAGACAACAATTTTCCCCAACAACAGTGGATGATACCATTATACCCACATACTAGTAGTGGTATAGTTGACTACTCCCAGCCCCCTCAGCGGTTAATACCAGCATACCGAGACCCTACAGATTTGGTCCACTTTGGTAAGCCGTTAGAAGCAGTTTACCCAGAACCTAATACTGGTATGGTCTACCACCAGCAGCCCATACCTGATGGGATGTTTTACCCAGTAAATCCAGACTTCCATTATCCTGCGTATGAATGCCCACAACCCTTTTTAGAGAACATAGAGTCCGACCATCAATTCAACACTGAACACCAGGATATCGAAAATAACGCTTCCCAAGACCAAATGTCCTCAGAAGGTGTAGAGAGTGATACCCAGTTACCTCACAACCTCTCATCAGACTTAATGGAGGAAACAGACCAACAACTCTTATTAGAACTTGGTCAGAGCAAACACCAGGACCAAGGACTCTCTGAAAACCTGGGACAAATTATGGACCAGGCCAAGGGCTCTTCAAAGAACTGGGTCAGAGCAAAGACCAGCACCAAGGACTCTCTGAAAAACTGGGTAAAATTCAGTAAGTTCAAAGAGGACAAGAAACAGCTGGACAATCTCTCATCAGAATCAAAAGGGAATGACGTCCAGGAAGAAACTCTTCCTGAAGAACTCAATCAGACCAAAGTGCAAACTCACAATGTAGAAGCTCCAAAGAAATCAATgcgcagaaaaaaaaagaagaataagaaaaaaTCCCCAGCTTTTGTTTCAGTTTGGAGGGTTTTATAG